In Brienomyrus brachyistius isolate T26 chromosome 14, BBRACH_0.4, whole genome shotgun sequence, the following proteins share a genomic window:
- the LOC125707668 gene encoding splicing factor U2AF 65 kDa subunit-like, with amino-acid sequence MSDFDEFEKQLSENRQEREKERHKKRSRSRSLSRGEKHRRWSKDSRGRSHEKRSSSRDRKGRDRRSSSREHKKHSYSPRRSRKKRTYKYWDVPPPGFEHITPMQYKAMQAAGQIPTIALLATSTTSGVAVTPTQVPMVGSQMTRQARRLYVGNIPFGLTEEAMADFFNTQMRLAGLCQGPTNPVLAVQINQDKNFAFLEFRSVDETTQAMAFDGIIFQGQSLKIRRPHDYRPLPGISEQPAFHVPGVVSTVVPDSPHKLFVGGLPNYLSDDQVKELLTSFGPLKAFNLVKDSATSLSKGYAFCEYVDISATDQAVAGLNGMQLGDKKLIVQRASVGAKNANATAIIETPVTLQVPGLQRLQSSGMPTEVLCLLNMVMPEELVDDEDYEEILEDIREECCKYGNVRSIEIPRPVDSVEVPGCGKVGPVLSCTSGKKKTSVGTKHRLMGAFLAQKCFENGIIFCVRKTI; translated from the exons atgtccgatttcgatgagtttgagaagcagttaagcgaaaatcggcaag agcgggagaaggagcgacacaagaagcgtagccgcagccggtctctgagccgtggcgagaagcaccgccgctggagcaaggactccagggggcggagtcacgagaagcgcagcagcagccgcgaccgcaagggtcgtgaccgacggagcagctcacgcgagcacaagaagcacag ctactctcctcggagaagccgtaagaaaaggacatacaagtactgggatgttccccctccgggattcgagcacatcacccccatgcagtacaaggcaatgcaag ctgcagggcagatccccacgatagctttactggcaacatccaccaccagcggcgtggcagtgacgcccacccaggtgccgatggtcggcagccagatgacccggcaggccaggcggctttatgtcggcaacatccccttcggcctgacggag gaggccatggcggatttcttcaatacccagatgcgattggctggcttatgtcaaggtcccaccaatcccgtcctcgctgttcagataaaccaggacaagaactttgccttccttgaa tttcggtccgtggatgagaccacgcaggcaatggccttcgacggcatcattttccagggtcagtcgttaaaaatcaggcggccccacgactatcgccccctgcctggcatctcagagcagcccgccttccacgtaccag gggtcgtctccaccgtggttccagactcgccacacaagctctttgtcggaggcctgcccaactatctcagtgacgatcag gtgaaggaactcttgacgtcgttcggacctcttaaggccttcaaccttgtgaaggacagtgccacgtcactgtctaagggttatgctttctgtgaatacgtggacatcagtgccactgaccag gccgtggctggactcaatggcatgcagctcggagacaagaagctcatcgtccagcgggcaagcgtgggggctaagaatgccaacgct acggccatcatcgagacgccggtgacgctgcaggttccagggctgcagcggctgcagagctccggcatgcccacggaggtgctgtgcctcctcaacatggtcatgcccgaggagctggtggacgacgaggactacgaggagatcctggaggacatccgggaggagtgttgcaagtacggcaacgtgcgctccatcgagattccgcggcccgtcgatagcgtggaggtgcctggctgtggcaaggtgggacccgtactctcctgtaccagtggcaaaaagaagacctctgtaggcactaaacacaggctcatgggagcatttcttgcacaaaagtgttttgaaaacggaataattttttgtgtaagaaaaacaatctga